A window of Myxococcota bacterium genomic DNA:
CAGGCTCTTGCCGCTGGCGGTCGGGGTGGCGACCAGCACGTCGCGGCCCGCGGCGGCGCGCGCCAGCGCCTCGGACTGGTGTGACCAGAGCTCCGAGATGCGGCGGCGCGCGAGGATCCCCTTCAGCTCGTCCGCGATCTCGGCGCGCGGCGAGTCATCCTCGGCCTGCGCGGCGGGCGCCGGGTGGGCGAGGGGCAGGAGCGCGCGCAGCGTGCCGCCCAGCTCGTGAGTCGGCAGCCGCGCGAGGTCCTCCGCGAACCGCAACAGCGGTCGCGACGAGCGCGGGTCGAGCGTGTTCGCGGGCTCGTCTCCGGAGGAGGAGTGGGCGAGGCGGGGACTCTATCGGGAAAGCGCCCGAGTCGCCCGTGGCCGGAGCATGGGTAGGGTGCCCACGCGACCATAAGAATCTCGTGGTACGGTCCGCGCGCAGGCATGCGCGCGACGCAGCAGATCCGCTACGCGATCTACGGCATCTTCGATCTCGCCTACAACGGCGGGTCCCGCCCGGTGCCGCTGGTGGAGGTCGGCCGCCGCCAGGGCATCCCCGCGCGCTACCTCGAGCAGATCTTTCAGAAGCTGCGGCGAGCCGGCGTGGTCACGAGCAAACGCGGGCCCGGCGGCGGCTATCAGCTGGCCCGGCGGCCCGAGGAGATCACGCTGGCCGAGGTCGTGCGCGCGGTGCAGGGTCAGGTGCTCTTGCTGTCCGACCTCGACAAGGGACAGGTCGGCTCCGGGCCCGACTTCGTGTGGGACCTGATCCGCGGCGGCCTCGAGCGCGCGCTGGCCGAGCACTCCGTCGCCGATCTGTGTCGCCTGGCGATGGAGCGCGGCATCCAGCGCGCGGCGCTCGACCCCGCCTCGTACGAGATCTGAGCGTGGAGGACGCGCGCGAACGGGCCGCTTTCGTGGTGGACCCCGAATTGGATCCCGCGCAGTTACCGCGCGAGCTCTTGCTCGAGGTTTTCCAGCACGCGCGCGAGTGCTATCCGGAAGAGTGCTGCGGCCTCCTCACGGGCACCGATTCGGCGGGTCCCCTGCATGTCGTCCGGTGCACGAACGTCCAAAGCCAGCGGGTCGCGCGAGGTGAATCGAATCTCGACGCGAGCCGTGCGTTCTGGATCGATGAG
This region includes:
- a CDS encoding Rrf2 family transcriptional regulator, producing MRATQQIRYAIYGIFDLAYNGGSRPVPLVEVGRRQGIPARYLEQIFQKLRRAGVVTSKRGPGGGYQLARRPEEITLAEVVRAVQGQVLLLSDLDKGQVGSGPDFVWDLIRGGLERALAEHSVADLCRLAMERGIQRAALDPASYEI
- a CDS encoding M67 family metallopeptidase, coding for MEDARERAAFVVDPELDPAQLPRELLLEVFQHARECYPEECCGLLTGTDSAGPLHVVRCTNVQSQRVARGESNLDASRAFWIDEQELFHALRAAESAGERLMCIYHSHVDAAAYLSHTDVAGALGPDGEPLYSGASQLVVSVRDSGVDGAALFVWDAESKSFRGRAAR